Proteins co-encoded in one Streptosporangiales bacterium genomic window:
- a CDS encoding glycosyltransferase, with the protein MTSSRWSRPGPVSAGCWRAASPRSSTSNALSARFYPSVICPPLQSVGLPATVRGVMAPPGPIRVAHFTDTWVPRRDGVVTAVQTLTTAMDEIGHESLVVVPRHHDQDATDTLLRLPSLPCGIAQFRIGTWPRGRHVERVARWQPNVIHVHTPGPIGLLGIFAARALTLPLVLTYHTDLCAYADAYRLPPHILAGLLRCYARRLGMPSPRKDHSWSPKVYRRTVVEAATKLLYGTADTVIVPTDAVLRRAGTSLTFPRLRIVPTGVTLPATGPDARANFRARYRIGPDEPTVLYVGRLNREKGIDLLTPAFGEILAQLPTARLVLVGSTHDDRWVDRLIARSGIAERTVRTGQLPPSAVAEAYAAADVFAFPSRTDTQGLVVQEAALAGLPVVLADEALHRSGPLAGATLFGGHQPAEYAAALTQPLTDHRLAWLAGEAGRARARRNTPQAYAKRLAGVYGESLIRRRHAERMLIA; encoded by the coding sequence ATGACAAGCTCACGGTGGTCGCGACCAGGACCGGTCTCGGCCGGGTGCTGGCGAGCAGCATCACCGCGGAGTAGCACGTCGAACGCACTTTCTGCCCGCTTTTATCCATCGGTTATCTGCCCGCCCTTACAGTCAGTCGGTTTACCGGCTACAGTCCGTGGAGTGATGGCACCTCCCGGGCCAATCCGGGTCGCCCATTTCACGGATACATGGGTGCCCCGCCGTGACGGGGTGGTCACAGCGGTGCAGACGCTGACCACCGCGATGGACGAGATCGGGCACGAGAGCCTCGTCGTCGTCCCCCGCCACCACGACCAGGACGCCACCGACACCCTGCTCAGGCTGCCTTCGCTGCCGTGCGGGATCGCCCAGTTCCGGATCGGCACATGGCCGCGCGGCCGGCACGTGGAGCGGGTGGCGCGCTGGCAGCCGAACGTGATCCACGTGCACACACCGGGCCCCATCGGGCTGCTCGGCATCTTCGCCGCCCGGGCCCTGACGCTGCCGCTGGTACTCACGTACCACACCGACCTCTGTGCGTACGCGGACGCGTACCGGCTGCCGCCGCACATCCTCGCCGGGCTGCTGCGGTGCTACGCCCGCCGGCTTGGCATGCCGTCACCGCGCAAGGACCACAGCTGGTCGCCGAAAGTGTACCGCCGCACGGTGGTCGAGGCCGCCACGAAGCTGCTCTACGGCACCGCGGACACGGTGATCGTGCCGACCGACGCCGTGCTGCGCCGGGCGGGGACGTCGCTGACGTTCCCGCGGCTGCGCATCGTGCCGACCGGGGTGACGCTGCCGGCCACCGGCCCGGACGCGCGCGCCAACTTCCGTGCCCGCTACCGGATCGGGCCGGACGAGCCGACCGTGCTGTACGTCGGCCGGCTGAACCGGGAGAAGGGCATCGACCTGCTCACCCCGGCGTTCGGCGAGATCCTCGCGCAGCTACCCACCGCACGGCTGGTGCTCGTCGGCTCCACCCACGACGACCGCTGGGTCGACCGGCTGATCGCGAGGTCCGGGATCGCCGAGCGCACCGTACGCACCGGCCAGCTGCCGCCGAGCGCCGTCGCGGAGGCGTACGCCGCCGCCGACGTGTTCGCGTTCCCTTCCCGCACCGACACCCAGGGGCTCGTGGTGCAGGAGGCGGCGCTCGCCGGGCTGCCGGTCGTGCTCGCCGACGAGGCGCTCCACCGCAGTGGCCCGCTCGCCGGCGCGACCCTGTTCGGCGGCCACCAACCGGCGGAGTACGCCGCCGCGTTGACCCAGCCACTCACCGACCACCGGCTGGCCTGGCTGGCCGGGGAGGCCGGCCGGGCGCGAGCCCGCAGGAACACCCCGCAGGCGTACGCAAAACGGCTGGCCGGGGTCTACGGCGAGAGCCTCATCCGCAGGCGGCACGCCGAGCGAATGCTCATCGCCTGA